AAGCCAGCCGCAAAAGAATATTGAAGGCAGCCATGAGGTACGTTTACGGGTGCTGGAGGCGCGTCAACGCCAACTGGCGCGACAAGGCAAGGTAAATGCATTAATGAGCAACGCAGAAGTGCAGCAGTGGTGTGGATTACAAAAAGGCGATGCAGAATGGCTGGAGTCGGTTTTGGTTAAGCTGGGGCTTTCCGTCAGGGCGTGGCAACGCCTGCTGAAAGTATCTCGTACGATAGCTGATTTAGCTGCGGAAGAAGTGCTTAACCGCACTCACCTGCTGGAGGCGTTAAGCTATCGCGGCATGGATCGTATGATGGCGCATTTGCATAACAGCATGGAATAGAAATGGGGCCATAGCCCCATTTCTAACATCAGATGACATCATCCTCTTGAAAGAAGATTTTGCTTAATCATCAGAATCGCTATAGTCTTCAACGCCTTCCATCTGTGGTTTACCACCAGAAAGAGTATGAAAGCGCTTTGGACGCTTGATACGCGTCATATACTTACTCCAGACGCGCTCAGCTTCAGTTTGTGGTTCACGTAAACCACGACATACTTCTATAAACTGACGCTCTTCTTCTGTCACAGGCTCGCGTCTGGACAGATCAAGCTCATTAAATGCGTAACCGTGCCTTTCGAGAAGCTGAGCTTCTTTAATTGTGAAGTCACCATGACGCGAAAACCCACGCGGGTAGTGTTTGTTATCAAAAAAACGATTATTTGTTGCGAAGCTATCCGCCATTTTACACGCTCCTAACTCTTCTATGGCCGTGCGATTTATGGCGCGGAGTATTAGTTAGGCTTGACAGAGTGTAAAACAAAACATTTAAATCATTACGACAAACAAATTTTTGGGAGTGGGCAGTGGATACGGAATTATTAAAGACCTTTCTTGAAGTGAGCAGAACGCGCCATTTTGGACGCGCAGCAGAAGCCCTCTACCTTACGCAGTCTGCAGTCAGTTTTCGCATCAGACAGCTGGAAAATCAGCTGGGCGTCAATCTTTTTACCCGTCATCGTAACAACATCCGGCTCACCGCTGCCGGCGAGCGTCTGCTCCCTTATGCGGAAAGCCTGATGAGTACCTGGATGATGGCGAAAAAGGAGGTAGCGCATACTCAGCAGCATCATGAGCTATCAATCGGCGCCAGCGCATCCCTGTGGGAAGCCTACCTTACGCCATGGCTGCAAACGCTGTATGAAAACCGTGAAAGCCTGCATCTGGAAGCTCGCGTCGCACAGCGTCATCTGTTGGTTAAACAGCTGCATGAGCGTCAGCTTGATCTATTGATTACTACCGAAGCACCAAAAATGGATGAGCTAACCAGCCAGCAGATCGGCCATATATCATTAACGCTGTTTCGCTCGCGCCAAAGCGAGAAGCGAGATAAATATGACTATATCAAGCTGGAATGGGGGGCTGATTTCCATCAGCATGAAAGTTATCTGGCCGGTGCGGATGATGTACCCGTACTGACAACGACCTCGGCACATTTAACCAGGCAGTTGTTACATACTACTGGCGCCTGTGCCTTCTTACCGGATAACTGGATACAGCTCTATCCTGATTTAACGGTTATACCTGATACGCCTGTTGCCGTCAGGCCATTGTATGCCGTTTGGCTACAAAATAGCGACCAGCAGTCGCATATCCGCCAGTTACTGAAATTTCCGGTCCTGGTACCGTCATAAGATTTTTGAAAATAAGAGATGGGGTTTTATAACAGAAGAGGGGTGAGGGGAATTTTCCGTTCATCCTGCCATTATTAAAGCGCTGGCTGGCTTACAGAAAGCAAAAAAAATCCTTTGCGTTAGCAAAGGATCTTTATCTGGCAGGGGCGGAGGGACTCGAACCCCCAACACCCGGTTTTGGAGACCGGTGCTCTACCAATTGAACTACGCCCCTAAATAGGGTGGCGGTGCGGACGGGACTCGAACCCGCGACCCCCGGCGTGACAGGCCGGTATTCTAACCGACTGAACTACCGCACCACCGAATACTGCATTACCAGCGGGGTCTCGCTGATAACCGGTGTTACCTTTTCAGGTATAACCTTAATTTGATGCCTGGCAGTTCCCTACTCTCGCATGGGGAAGCCCCACACTACCATCGGCGCTACGGCGTTTCACTTCTGAGTTCGGCATGGGGTCAGGTGGGACCACCGCGCTCTTGCCGCCAGGCAAATTCTTTGTGCACGGAACGGCTCTTTTGCGCTGCTGCTGCGTTGGCTGCTCTCGCATAACTCAGTTACATACTTCTGTATGCGCCTTCGTTATGTCTCGCTGGCCGCCTGGCTTCAGCACAAAATCTTCCGTTCCCGCAAATATCTATCCGGTGAACAAAGCTGAAAATCTCTCAACTCAAAACGCCTGTGGCGTTGTAAGGTTAAGCCTCACGGGTCATTAGTACCGGTTAGCTCAACGCATCGCTGCGCTTACACACCCGGCCTATCAACGTCGTCGTCTTCAACGTCCCTTCAGGAGACTCAGGGTCTCAGGGAAGACTCATCTCGAGGCAAGTTTCGTGCTTAGATGCTTTCAGCACTTATCTCTTCCGCACTTAGCTACCGGGCAGTGCCATTGGCATGACAACCCGAACACCAGCGGTGCGTTCACTCCGGTCCTCTCGTACTAGGAGCAACCCCTCTCAGTCTTCCAGCGCCCACGGCAGATAGGGACCGAACTGTCTCACGACGTTCTAAACCCAGCTCGCGTACCACTTTAAATGGCGAACAGCCATACCCTTGGGACCTACTTCAGCCCCAGGATGTGATGAGCCGACATCGAGGTGCCAAACACCGCCGTCGATATGAACTCTTGGGCGGTATCAGCCTGTTATCCCCGGAGTACCTTTTATCCGTTGAGCGATGGCCCTTCCATTCAGAACCACCGGATCACTATGACCTGCTTTCGCACCTGCTCGAACCGTCACTCTCGCAGTCAAGCCAGCTTATGCCATTGCACTAACCTCACGATGTCCGACCGTGATTAGCTGACCTTCGTACTCCTCCGTTACACTTTGGGAGGAGACCGCCCCAGTCAAACTACCCACCAGACACTGTCCCCACGCCGGTTCACGGCGCCAGGTTAGAACATCAAACATTAAAGGGTGGTATTTCAAGGATGGCTCCGTGCGAACTGGCGTCCGCACTTCACAGCCTCCCACCTATCCTGCACATCAAGGCTCAATGTTCAGTGTCAAGCTGTAGTAAAGGTTCACGGGGTCTTTCCGTCTTGCCGCGGGTACACTGCATCTTCACAGCGAGTTCAATTTCACTGAGTCTCGGGTGGAGACAGCCTGGCCATCATTACGCCATTCGTGCAGGTCGGAACTTACCCGACAAGGAATTTCGCTACCTTAGGACCGTTATAGTTACGGCCGCCGTTTACCGGGGCTTCGATCAGGAGCTTCTCTTGCGATAACCCCATCAATTAACCTTCCGGCACCGGGCAGGCGTCACACCGTATACGTCCACTTTCGTGTTTGCACAGTGCTGTGTTTTTAATAAACAGTTGCAGCCAGCTGGTATCTTCGACTGGCTTCGGCTCGGGGAGCAAGTCCCTCCACCTACATGCCAGCGTGCCTTCTCCCGAAGTTACGGCACCATTTTGCCTAGTTCCTTCACCCGAGTTCTCTCAAGCGCCTTGGTATTCTCTACCTGACCACCTGTGTCGGTTTGGGGTACGATTCGTTGTTACCTGATGCTTAGAGGCTTTTCCTGGAAGCAGGGCATTTGTTGCTTCAGCACCGTGGTGCCTCGTCGTCACGCCTCAGCCTTGACTTTCCGGATTTGCCTGGAAAGTCAGCCTACACGCTTAAACCGGGACAACCGTCGCCCGGCCAACATAGCCTTCTCCGTCCCCCCTTCGCAGTAACACCGAGTACGGGAATATTAACCCGTTTCCCATCGACTACGCCTTTCGGCCTCGCCTTAGGGGTCGACTCACCCTGCCCCGATTAACGTTGGACAGGAACCCTTGGTCTTCCGGCGAGCGGGCTTTTCACCCGCTTTATCGTTACTTATGTCAGCATTCGCACTTCTGATACCTCCAGCATGCCTCACAGCACACCTTCGACGGCTTACAGAACGCTCCCCTACCCAACAACACACAGTGTCGCTGCCGCAGCTTCGGTGCATGGTTTAGCCCCGTTACATCTTCCGCGCAGGCCGACTCGACCAGTGAGCTATTACGCTTTCTTTAAATGATGGCTGCTTCTAAGCCAACATCCTGGCTGTCTGGGCCTTCCCACATCGTTTCCCACTTAACCATGACTTTGGGACCTTAGCTGGCGGTCTGGGTTGTTTCCCTCTTCACGACGGACGTTAGCACCCGCCGTGTGTCTCCCGTGATAACATTCTCCGGTATTCGCAGTTTGCATCGGGTTGGTAAGCCGGGATGGCCCCCTAGCCGAAACAGTGCTCTACCCCCGGAGATGAATTCACGAGGCGCTACCTAAATAGCTTTCGGGGAGAACCAGCTATCTCCCGGTTTGATTGGCCTTTCACCCCCAGCCACAGGTCATCCGCTAATTTTTCAACATTAGTCGGTTCGGTCCTCCAGTTAGTGTTACCCAACCTTCAACCTGCCCATGGCTAGATCACCGGGTTTCGGGTCTATACCCTGCAACTTAGCGCCCGGTTAAGACTCGGTTTCCCTGCGGCTCCCCTATACGGTTAACCTTGCTACAGAATATAAGTCGCTGACCCATTATACAAAAGGTACGCAGTCACCCCATAAAGAGGCTCCCACTGCTTGTACGTACACGGTTTCAGGTTCTTTTTCACTCCCCTCGCCGGGGTTCTTTTCGCCTTTCCCTCACGGTACTGGTTCACTATCGGTCAGTCAGGAGTATTTAGCCTTGGAGGATGGTCCCCCCATATTCAGACAGGATACCACGTGTCCCGCCCTACTCATCGAGCTCACAGCACATGCATCTTCGTGTACGGGACTGTCACCCTGTACCGTGCGCCTTTCCAGACGCTTCCACTGACACACATGCTGATTCAGGCTCTGGGCTGTTCCCCGTTCGCTCGCCGCTACTCAGGGAATCTCGGTTGATTTCTTTTCCTCGGGGTACTTAGATGTTTCAGTTCCCCCGGTTCGCCTCATGTCACTATGTATTCATGACATGATAGTGCAACGGATTGCACTGGGTTTCCCCATTCGGGTATCGCCGGTTGATAGCGGTTCATATCACCTTACCGGCGCTTATCGCAGATTAGCACGCCCTTCATCGCCTCTGACTGCCAGGGCATCCACCGTGTACGCTTATTCGCTTAACCTCACAACCCACAGACGTCTTCCGACACCTGAGGTGTGAGCATTGAGAGAATCGTGAACAACATAACGTTGTTCCGTTTTCAATTTTCAGCTTGTTTCCGGATTGTTAAAGAGCAAAACTACACAGTACATTCGCAAATGCACTCTGGAGTGTTCATCAACCACAGGTTGATGGTGGAGCTAAGCGGGATCGAACCGCTGACCTCCTGCGTGCAAGGCAGGCGCTCTCCCAGCTGAGCTATAGCCCCAGATGTGTTCGTAAAACCGCCGGTTACCTTCATTCCTTTCAGAACAAGGCATGGTTTTGCGACGCATAGTCAACTATGCGAGCCGAAACCATAACGCAGTGCTGGAAGGAATTGGTAGGCCTGAGTGGACTTGAACCACCGACCTCACCCTTATCAGGGGTGCGCTCTAACCACCTGAGCTACAAGCCTGCCGGGGTTTTACTGCTCGTTACTTCTATCAGACAATCTGTGTGAGCACTTCACGGGCGGGATTCAGCATGGTAAGGAGGTGATCCAACCGCAGGTTCCCCTACGGTTACCTTGTTACGACTTCACCCCAGTCATGAATCACAAAGTGGTAAGCGCCCTCCCGAAGGTTAAGCTACCTACTTCTTTTGCAACCCACTCCCATGGTGTGACGGGCGGTGTGTACAAGGCCCGGGAACGTATTCACCGTGGCATTCTGATCCACGATTACTAGCGATTCCGACTTCACGGAGTCGAGTTGCAGACTCCGATCCGGACTACGACGCACTTTATGAGGTCCGCTTGCTCTCGCGAGGTCGCTTCTCTTTGTATGCGCCATTGTAGCACGTGTGTAGCCCTGGCCGTAAGGGCCATGATGACTTGACGTCATCCCCACCTTCCTCCGGTTTATCACCGGCAGTCTCCTTTGAGTTCCCGGCCGAACCGCTGGCAACAAAGGATAAGGGTTGCGCTCGTTGCGGGACTTAACCCAACATTTCACAACACGAGCTGACGACAGCCATGCAGCACCTGTCTCACGGTTCCCGAAGGCACTTCCGCATCTCTGCAGAATTCCGTGGATGTCAAGGCCAGGTAAGGTTCTTCGCGTTGCATCGAATTAAACCACATGCTCCACCGCTTGTGCGGGCCCCCGTCAATTCATTTGAGTTTTAACCTTGCGGCCGTACTCCCCAGGCGGTCGACTTAACGCGTTAGCTCCGGAAGCCACGAGTCAAGCTCACAGCCTCCAAGTCGACATCGTTTACGGCGTGGACTACCAGGGTATCTAATCCTGTTTGCTCCCCACGCTTTCGCACCTGAGCGTCAGTCTTCGTCCAGGGGGCCGCCTTCGCCACCGGTATTCCTCCAGATCTCTACGCATTTCACCGCTACACCTGGAATTCTACCCCCCTCTACGAGACTCTAGCCTGCCAGTTTCGAATGCAGTTCCCGGGTTGAGCCCGGGGATTTCACATCCGACTTGACAGACCGCCTGCGTGCGCTTTACGCCCAGTAATTCCGATTAACGCTTGCACCCTCCGTATTACCGCGGCTGCTGGCACGGAGTTAGCCGGTGCTTCTTCTGCGGGTAACGTCAATGAATAAGGTTATTAACCTCACTCCCTTCCTCCCCGCTGAAAGTACTTTACAACCCGAAGGCCTTCTTCATACACGCGGCATGGCTGCATCAGGCTTGCGCCCATTGTGCAATATTCCCCACTGCTGCCTCCCGTAGGAGTCTGGACCGTGTCTCAGTTCCAGTGTGGCTGGTCATCCTCTCAGACCAGCTAGGGATCGTCGCCTAGGTGAGCCGTTACCCCACCTACTAGCTAATCCCATCTGGGTTCATCCGATGGTGTGAGGCCCGAAGGTCCCCCACTTTGGTCTTGCGACGTTATGCGGTATTAGCCACCGTTTCCAGTGGTTATCCCCCTCCATCGGGCAGATCCCCAGACATTACTCACCCGTCCGCCACTCGTCAGCAGAGCAGCAAGCTGCTCTCTGTTACCGTTCGACTTGCATGTGTTAGGCC
This Mixta hanseatica DNA region includes the following protein-coding sequences:
- the hdfR gene encoding HTH-type transcriptional regulator HdfR — encoded protein: MDTELLKTFLEVSRTRHFGRAAEALYLTQSAVSFRIRQLENQLGVNLFTRHRNNIRLTAAGERLLPYAESLMSTWMMAKKEVAHTQQHHELSIGASASLWEAYLTPWLQTLYENRESLHLEARVAQRHLLVKQLHERQLDLLITTEAPKMDELTSQQIGHISLTLFRSRQSEKRDKYDYIKLEWGADFHQHESYLAGADDVPVLTTTSAHLTRQLLHTTGACAFLPDNWIQLYPDLTVIPDTPVAVRPLYAVWLQNSDQQSHIRQLLKFPVLVPS
- a CDS encoding DUF413 domain-containing protein; translated protein: MADSFATNNRFFDNKHYPRGFSRHGDFTIKEAQLLERHGYAFNELDLSRREPVTEEERQFIEVCRGLREPQTEAERVWSKYMTRIKRPKRFHTLSGGKPQMEGVEDYSDSDD